In a single window of the Olivibacter sp. SDN3 genome:
- a CDS encoding DUF3472 domain-containing protein — MKNRIFILFIVAFMASVPHLEAQQKEVPSNAVTVPIGGNTWQVGDHTTSLNKKDVVGKEGIKEWKEVEQQFKTFVRFGATGTLDVWLKATSERAGSLVAMIGSERKLVELAHVKDDYMYLGEWNINDTGYVAIHLQGKGPINLSNLAEFKLAGTAVTDAVRFVKNDEGNFFYWGRRGPSTHLNYQTPEDKDIRYYYNEVTVPEGNDVIGSYYMANGFSGGYFGIQVNSPDERRVLFSVWSPFETDNPEEIPEDQQIKLLKKGEEVYTGEFGNEGSGGQSFLRYNWKAGETYGFLLKGEPVENNYTNYTAWFFTPELGEWQLIASFSRPQTQTWLKGFHSFLENFSPKQGVYERRVYFGNQWVVDKEGNWYEVMKARFSADNTARAGFRLDYSGGSEKNRFYLHNFGFFSDYTPIGQSFDRSSTVDKQPVVDFDKLP, encoded by the coding sequence ATGAAGAATCGGATTTTTATATTATTCATTGTTGCTTTTATGGCAAGTGTTCCTCATTTGGAAGCGCAACAGAAAGAAGTCCCGTCGAATGCGGTTACCGTACCGATAGGAGGGAATACCTGGCAGGTTGGTGATCATACAACAAGTTTGAATAAAAAAGATGTTGTTGGCAAAGAGGGGATAAAGGAATGGAAAGAGGTGGAGCAGCAGTTTAAAACATTTGTGCGGTTTGGAGCTACCGGAACACTTGATGTTTGGCTGAAGGCAACGAGTGAGCGTGCGGGATCACTGGTTGCGATGATAGGAAGTGAAAGAAAACTGGTGGAATTAGCTCATGTGAAAGATGATTATATGTATTTAGGTGAATGGAATATCAATGATACCGGATATGTAGCGATTCATTTACAGGGGAAGGGGCCAATTAATTTGTCAAACCTAGCCGAATTTAAATTAGCGGGAACAGCGGTTACCGATGCCGTCAGGTTTGTCAAAAATGATGAGGGAAACTTCTTTTACTGGGGTAGAAGAGGGCCTTCTACGCATTTAAATTACCAGACACCTGAAGATAAAGACATTCGTTATTATTACAATGAAGTAACCGTGCCGGAAGGGAATGACGTGATAGGGTCATATTATATGGCGAATGGTTTTAGTGGAGGGTACTTTGGGATACAGGTGAACTCACCTGATGAAAGGCGTGTCCTATTTTCGGTATGGAGCCCGTTTGAGACGGATAATCCGGAGGAGATCCCTGAAGACCAACAGATTAAACTGTTAAAGAAAGGTGAGGAAGTATACACCGGAGAATTTGGTAATGAGGGGTCGGGTGGACAGAGTTTTTTGCGTTATAATTGGAAAGCAGGCGAGACCTACGGTTTTTTGCTTAAAGGGGAGCCTGTGGAGAACAATTACACAAATTATACCGCTTGGTTTTTTACGCCAGAGCTAGGGGAGTGGCAATTGATTGCAAGTTTTAGTCGGCCTCAGACGCAGACTTGGTTAAAAGGATTTCATTCTTTTCTGGAGAATTTTTCTCCGAAACAGGGGGTATATGAAAGAAGGGTTTATTTTGGTAACCAGTGGGTGGTTGATAAGGAGGGGAATTGGTATGAGGTAATGAAAGCCCGGTTTTCTGCGGATAATACGGCTCGTGCCGGCTTCCGCTTGGACTATAGTGGAGGCAGTGAAAAGAACCGCTTTTACTTGCATAACTTCGGTTTTTTTAGTGACTATACACCTATTGGACAAAGTTTTGATCGGTCTTCTACCGTTGATAAACAACCGGTTGTTGACTTTGATAAACTACCCTAA
- a CDS encoding RagB/SusD family nutrient uptake outer membrane protein — translation MKKQIRKIAILSTLALSLSACNDFLDREPIVQVNPDEYFTSENSAEAAVTGMYRSMQNSFSFGQSVIIVPEFSARHVSHASSFPEYVNFDQNAVRVDNPWIQNIWQQVYTTINAANNIIASVPEMEENAISDEKRQQFIGEAKFVRALNYFFMVRAFGAIPFPLTPTEEDSELLIPRTPIPEVYAQIVTDLEEASGIPDSYGDNATTKGRATGLAAKALLAKVQLYHANITGDYAQAASTAQEVIASGVFSLQGTFSTIWANENTEESIFELQFDEQVTNPLALQSNDNASNLFYAKSVSIYDMYEDDDQRRDFTVYSGTRNRYYIGKYPQGEPATQNLPVIRLAELYLIHAEAQARIDGTVSDAAYNSLKEVRDRAGIETPPASSYGSLDDFIVAVQKEKELEMMFEGESWFDFCRTELALTDMMSIADPNFFLYPIPGNQIILNQQLDQNPGY, via the coding sequence ATGAAAAAGCAGATCAGAAAAATAGCCATACTAAGCACGCTTGCACTAAGTTTATCCGCTTGCAACGATTTCTTAGACCGAGAACCAATTGTCCAAGTGAATCCTGACGAATATTTTACTTCTGAGAACAGTGCTGAGGCGGCAGTCACCGGCATGTACCGCAGCATGCAGAATTCATTTTCCTTTGGACAATCGGTGATTATCGTACCCGAATTCTCCGCCAGACATGTTAGTCACGCCAGCTCATTTCCCGAATACGTAAATTTCGACCAAAATGCCGTACGCGTGGATAACCCTTGGATTCAAAATATTTGGCAGCAGGTCTATACAACGATTAACGCAGCAAACAATATTATTGCAAGCGTACCCGAAATGGAAGAAAATGCCATTTCCGATGAAAAAAGGCAGCAATTTATTGGAGAAGCAAAATTTGTTCGGGCACTTAATTACTTCTTCATGGTACGTGCTTTTGGTGCCATCCCCTTTCCCTTAACACCAACAGAAGAAGATAGCGAACTACTAATACCCCGAACACCTATACCCGAAGTTTACGCACAAATCGTAACTGACCTGGAAGAGGCTTCCGGTATACCAGACTCCTATGGCGATAATGCCACTACCAAAGGACGGGCCACAGGACTGGCAGCAAAGGCTTTGTTAGCCAAAGTACAACTCTATCATGCGAATATCACAGGAGACTACGCACAGGCGGCCAGTACAGCACAGGAAGTAATTGCTTCTGGAGTTTTCTCTCTACAAGGTACATTCAGCACGATATGGGCAAATGAAAACACCGAAGAATCTATCTTTGAACTACAGTTTGACGAACAGGTAACCAACCCTCTTGCCTTACAGTCCAACGATAATGCCAGCAACCTGTTTTACGCAAAAAGCGTTTCGATTTATGATATGTATGAAGATGATGATCAGAGACGGGATTTTACCGTTTATTCCGGCACCAGAAATCGCTATTATATCGGAAAATACCCTCAAGGAGAACCGGCAACGCAGAACCTTCCGGTTATACGTCTAGCCGAACTGTACCTGATACATGCCGAAGCACAAGCCCGTATCGACGGTACTGTCAGTGACGCTGCTTATAATTCGTTAAAGGAAGTACGCGACCGTGCCGGCATCGAAACACCTCCCGCTTCTTCCTATGGAAGTTTAGATGACTTTATCGTAGCCGTGCAAAAAGAAAAGGAACTGGAAATGATGTTTGAAGGTGAATCTTGGTTCGACTTCTGTCGAACAGAATTAGCATTAACAGACATGATGTCCATTGCTGATCCAAATTTCTTTCTCTATCCTATACCAGGGAACCAAATCATTTTGAACCAGCAGCTCGATCAGAATCCCGGATATTAG
- a CDS encoding copper resistance protein NlpE, whose amino-acid sequence MMKKLLTLSLVSLLCWSCNNSGTSNSTETNTGIADTTTDEYIPIDATSDAADMHNAQNSLDVVGVYKGVLPCADCEGIETEVELKDDDTYVKKTKYLGKGDGDVQEEKGSFSWEDGSNIVLNGASDGPNKYFVGENTLTTLDLDGEKVTGELAENYVLKK is encoded by the coding sequence ATGATGAAGAAATTATTAACGCTTTCGCTGGTATCCCTATTATGTTGGAGTTGTAATAATAGCGGGACAAGTAATTCGACTGAAACGAATACGGGTATTGCTGATACAACAACTGATGAATATATCCCTATTGACGCTACTTCTGACGCGGCGGATATGCATAATGCCCAAAATTCGCTGGACGTGGTTGGTGTTTATAAGGGAGTTCTGCCTTGCGCTGACTGTGAGGGGATCGAAACGGAAGTTGAATTGAAAGATGATGATACCTACGTTAAAAAGACAAAATATTTAGGTAAAGGTGATGGAGATGTACAAGAAGAAAAAGGCAGTTTCTCTTGGGAGGATGGAAGTAATATTGTTTTAAATGGAGCGTCGGATGGTCCGAATAAATATTTTGTAGGTGAAAACACGTTAACTACGTTAGATTTGGATGGAGAAAAAGTGACCGGAGAACTGGCGGAAAATTATGTGCTTAAGAAATAA
- a CDS encoding NADP-dependent isocitrate dehydrogenase, translating into MSNTTKIIYTKTDEAPALATYSLLPIVKAFTASSNIAVETKDISLAGRILALFPESLTESQQVSDALTELGELAKQSEANIIKLPNISASIPQLKAAIKELQAKGYKLPNYPDEPKNDEEKQIKTKYDKVKGSAVNPVLREGNSDRRAPKAVKNYAKKHPHSMGAWSADSASHVSTMENGDFRHNEQSVTIPEETDVKVTFTDKAGNKTVLKEKTHLLAGEVIDATVMSKKALLTFLDEQIADAKAKGVLFSLHMKATMMKVSDPIIFGYAVKAFFKEVFEKYGADLKSVGANPNSGLGDVLSAIEKLPADKKDAIEATIKEALKNGPSIAMVNSDRGITNLHVPSDIIVDASMPAMIRNSGQMWNADGKSQDTKAVIPDSSYAGVYEATIEFCKKNGAFDPSTMGTVPNVGLMAQKAEEYGSHDKTFEITAEGTVEVSDATGKVLFTHDVEAGDIWRMCQVKDAPVRDWVKLAVTRARASETPAIFWLDQDRPHDAELIKKVKAYLPEHDTEGLDIQILSPVEATKLTLKRIKEGEDTISVTGNVLRDYLTDLFPILELGTSAKMLSIVPLMNGGGLFETGAGGSAPKHVEQFVEEGHLRWDSLGEFLALAVSLEHLGTNYDNPKALVLAETLDQATGQLLENQKSPSRKVNELDNRGSHFYLALYWAERLAAQDKDTDLKTQFASIAQQLATNEQKIIDELNAAQGSKVDIGGYYFPDDSLANKAMRPSITLNEILEKR; encoded by the coding sequence ATGTCAAATACAACTAAAATCATCTATACTAAAACAGATGAAGCGCCAGCGTTAGCCACTTATTCTCTGTTACCTATTGTAAAAGCATTCACTGCATCGTCTAATATTGCCGTTGAGACCAAAGATATCTCATTAGCAGGTAGGATTTTAGCCCTTTTCCCTGAAAGCCTGACCGAATCACAACAAGTTTCAGATGCTTTAACGGAACTCGGAGAATTAGCTAAACAGTCAGAGGCTAATATTATTAAACTTCCAAATATCAGTGCTTCTATCCCACAACTGAAGGCCGCTATTAAAGAACTGCAGGCAAAAGGTTATAAATTGCCTAATTATCCAGATGAGCCAAAAAATGACGAGGAGAAGCAAATCAAAACTAAATACGACAAGGTAAAAGGAAGTGCAGTAAATCCAGTATTACGGGAAGGAAACTCCGATCGTCGTGCCCCTAAAGCAGTAAAAAACTACGCTAAAAAACATCCGCATAGTATGGGCGCCTGGTCAGCAGATTCGGCATCACACGTTTCAACTATGGAAAACGGTGATTTCCGCCACAATGAACAATCCGTGACCATTCCCGAGGAAACTGATGTAAAGGTCACTTTTACCGATAAGGCTGGCAACAAAACCGTGCTGAAAGAAAAAACACACCTACTTGCCGGCGAGGTTATCGATGCAACGGTAATGAGCAAGAAAGCTTTGCTAACGTTTCTGGATGAACAAATTGCAGATGCCAAAGCAAAAGGCGTATTATTTTCTTTGCATATGAAGGCCACAATGATGAAGGTATCTGATCCGATCATTTTTGGATATGCCGTAAAGGCCTTTTTCAAAGAAGTATTTGAAAAATATGGTGCCGACTTAAAATCAGTTGGTGCTAACCCAAATAGTGGCCTCGGAGATGTGCTCAGTGCAATTGAAAAATTGCCTGCCGATAAAAAAGACGCCATCGAGGCCACCATCAAGGAGGCGCTTAAAAATGGTCCTTCCATTGCTATGGTAAATTCTGACAGAGGCATTACCAATCTTCACGTTCCAAGCGATATTATCGTAGATGCCTCTATGCCAGCCATGATTAGAAATTCTGGACAAATGTGGAACGCCGATGGAAAATCTCAGGATACAAAAGCAGTTATACCAGACAGCAGTTATGCAGGAGTATATGAAGCTACTATTGAATTCTGTAAGAAAAACGGCGCTTTCGATCCTTCAACCATGGGAACAGTCCCTAACGTGGGTTTGATGGCCCAAAAAGCGGAAGAATACGGCTCACACGATAAAACCTTTGAAATCACAGCGGAAGGAACCGTAGAGGTGAGCGATGCTACTGGAAAAGTATTGTTTACGCATGACGTAGAAGCAGGCGATATCTGGAGAATGTGTCAGGTGAAAGACGCTCCAGTACGCGACTGGGTAAAGCTTGCGGTAACTCGTGCCCGTGCATCGGAAACGCCTGCCATCTTTTGGCTCGACCAAGATCGTCCACATGATGCAGAATTGATCAAGAAAGTGAAAGCTTATCTTCCTGAACATGATACCGAAGGATTAGATATTCAAATATTATCACCAGTAGAAGCTACTAAGCTAACACTTAAACGTATTAAAGAAGGCGAAGATACTATTTCGGTAACAGGAAATGTTTTACGTGATTATTTAACCGACTTATTTCCGATCCTCGAGCTAGGTACAAGCGCAAAAATGTTATCTATTGTACCACTCATGAACGGAGGAGGGTTATTCGAAACGGGTGCCGGTGGCTCTGCTCCCAAACATGTGGAACAGTTTGTAGAAGAAGGCCATCTACGTTGGGATTCTTTGGGAGAGTTTTTAGCCTTAGCCGTTTCTTTAGAGCATTTAGGTACTAATTACGACAATCCAAAAGCTTTGGTTCTAGCAGAAACCTTAGATCAAGCAACAGGTCAATTGCTCGAAAATCAAAAATCTCCATCCCGAAAAGTAAACGAATTGGATAACCGTGGAAGTCATTTTTATCTGGCCCTGTACTGGGCGGAGCGTTTAGCTGCCCAAGACAAGGATACTGATCTTAAAACGCAATTCGCGTCTATTGCGCAGCAATTAGCCACAAATGAGCAAAAAATCATTGATGAGTTAAACGCTGCCCAGGGCTCCAAAGTGGATATAGGAGGCTACTATTTTCCTGATGATTCCTTGGCAAATAAGGCCATGCGTCCAAGTATTACTTTGAACGAAATACTCGAAAAACGTTAA